Part of the Planctomycetaceae bacterium genome, TCGCACATTGCCAACACACGCTTACGTAAATCCATTGAGTATGCTTTCATTTCAAGCCTCCATGCTTGACCCAAGCATACACAACTTCTTCAGAGGGCGCTAGATGTGTTCGTGACTTGCTCTAGGAATGCCCACCATCAGATAGGCATCAAACGAATCTGGAAGACCCGTCTGCCATCCTTGCTCGACAACGGGCTCTACTCTCATAAGATTCTGGTAGTACTGGCGAAGAGGGATGATTGCGCAATCAAGGCTGTCTTCATCGCCCAGACAAATCTTTGCAGCACCCTCAAAATCGAACGGTATGGTCTCTGAAGGATTGGCCGCCGCCCAAGAGTCAGCAAGTCGGCTATTCAGTATTTTGCCACCCCTCGCCTTGATTATCTCAATATCTCCAAAGACATGTCCAGCCGTAAGCATAAACCAAAGGCCTCTAACAGATATGACAAATGCGGATGCGTAAACAGGTCGCGGATCAGAGGCTTTTGCATCGTCTAGCTGAAGCCAAGACCACTCGACGAAATGCCTGCAAAAGAACTCAAAAGCGCGTGCGTATTTCATCTTTATCCCCATGAACGTCCACTTGTTACTAAGCGAATTTCACTTGGACGGTACCGCACCCATAGTCACCGTCTCAGCAGGCGGGCCTTGCTGGACGGCCACACATGCGTAATTCGCACTGAGGGAGCTGGGGCTCGAACCCAGAACCTACGCCTTAAAAGGGCGTTGCTCTACCAATTGAGCTACTCCCCCTCGGGGGGCGGGCATCGGAGGCTGCCAGATCACGACTGCTCGATCTCGGTCGTCTTGGCGGTCAGAAGCTCTTCGACTTTTGCCTGGTAGCTGTCGGTGAGCTTCTGAACCTCGTCCTTGCCCTTCTTGGCCTCGTCTTCGGTCAATTCCGCTTCTTTTTCCTCGCGGTCGACTTCTTTATTGCCGTCGCGGCGGGCGTTGCGGATCGTCACCCGCGCCGCCTCGGCCATCTTCTTGAGCTGGCCGGCGATCATGTGCCTCCGCTCGGTCGACAGCGGCGGCACCTGCAGGCGGATGATCTTTCCGTCGACGCTGGGGGTGATGCCCAGGTCGCTGGCGAAAATCGCCTTCTCGATGTCCTTGACGCTGCCCGGATCGAACGGCTTGATCACGATCAGCGTCGCATCCGGCGTCGAGATCGACGCTAGTTGCCGCAGATCCGTCGGCGAACCATAGTAGTCCACCTTGATGTGGTCCACCAAGCCCACCGACGCACGGCCGGTGCGGATCCCGCGGAACTCCGTCCGCAGGTACTCCAGCGCCTTGTCCATCTGATCTTCGACTTCCAGGAGTACGTCATCCATCGCCATGAGCGGCTCCTTCAGTAGCACGGGCGTCTCGCCCGTGAGTCCAACGCCCGTCCCGGGCGTTGTCGGTCTTCTACACGGGCAAGATGCCCGTGCGACTCATGGGCAAGATGCCCATGCTACTCGCTGATCACCGTTCCCACGTCCTGGCCGCTGACGGCCGCGAGCAGGTTGCCCTGCCTGGACAACTGAAAGACCAGGATCGGAATCCGGTTTTCCATGCACAGCGAGATGGCTGTCAGGTCCATCACGCCCAGTTTATCGGCCAGTACCTTACCATACGTCAAGGTTGAGTATTTCCTGGCGGCCGGGTTCTTCACCGGGTCGGCGTCGAAAACGCCGTCGACCTTGGTGGCCTTGATCAATACCTCTGCGCCTAGTTCGCTGGCACGCAGGGCGGCGCACGTGTCGGTGGTGAAGAACGGGCTGCCCGTCCCGCCGGCCAGGATCACGATCTTGCCCGCGGCCAGGCTCGCCGACGCCGCTCGAATCGTATACGCGTCGCACACACTGACCATAGGGATGGCCGACATCACGTGGCAGGCCGCGCCGCGGCTGACCAGCGTGTCGTGCAACGCCAGGGCGTTGATCACCGTGGCGAGCATGCCCATGTAGTCGGCGGTGGGGCGCTGCACGTGCGGATTGGCCGTCAGATCGCGCCCGCGGAGGATGTTGCCCCCGCCGATCACCAGGGCGATCTGCACGCCCCGAGCCGCCAG contains:
- the frr gene encoding ribosome recycling factor, coding for MAMDDVLLEVEDQMDKALEYLRTEFRGIRTGRASVGLVDHIKVDYYGSPTDLRQLASISTPDATLIVIKPFDPGSVKDIEKAIFASDLGITPSVDGKIIRLQVPPLSTERRHMIAGQLKKMAEAARVTIRNARRDGNKEVDREEKEAELTEDEAKKGKDEVQKLTDSYQAKVEELLTAKTTEIEQS
- the pyrH gene encoding UMP kinase, with translation MADPFRYTRVLLKISGESLCQPGCGGIDAAAVAAVADELSALAARGVQIALVIGGGNILRGRDLTANPHVQRPTADYMGMLATVINALALHDTLVSRGAACHVMSAIPMVSVCDAYTIRAASASLAAGKIVILAGGTGSPFFTTDTCAALRASELGAEVLIKATKVDGVFDADPVKNPAARKYSTLTYGKVLADKLGVMDLTAISLCMENRIPILVFQLSRQGNLLAAVSGQDVGTVISE